One window of Cydia strobilella chromosome 10, ilCydStro3.1, whole genome shotgun sequence genomic DNA carries:
- the LOC134744937 gene encoding uncharacterized protein LOC134744937, with translation MYGLPYIPRLFSFRTDYYGVVGTWVEIEGVRQESEISEQEQEYIEWCLFVNNLKKTVEGKVSDGDLKGAARLLFSTDVLSVDSTETLSALQDKHPSAPATPYFLDPPTEPYVCLQVQDKDTKNAILSFKTGSAAGLDGLSPQHLKDLTSHCVGDTGKRLIIALTKLVNLMLSGKVNPLFEPIIYGANLIALTKKDGGIRPIAVGSTFRRLTSKISVRHVLSKLQKQFEPVQLGFGTKGGCEAAVHALRTCLINDQCEVLLKIDVKNAFNSLNRDALLAEVNNHAPELYNYLLNCYANPSKLLYKNHEISSEVGCQQGDPLGPAIFSLAINPVVQNLNSKFNVWYLDDGTLGGDVNTVLADLSEIINKFKLIGLELNCEKCELYLNRYNPDIVQKFQAITPNIKVVSKDSLNLLGSPIFEEAIPSITTNAITKFKNCADRLLEIDSHSALTILKFCLFVPKFTYLLRCCPFWKHQNSLLSIDNLIRSSLESVLNIQLSEHSWNQASLPIRFGGLALTALRAHGFSQLQNKNPASGCMPIPPPPLVHI, from the exons CAACTTGAAAAAGACTGTAGAGGGAAAAGTGAGCGATGGTGACTTGAAAGGAGCTGCACGTTTGCTTTTTTCAACTGACGTGCTGTCTGTGGACTCGACTGAAACTCTTTCGGCTCTACAAGACAAACACCCGTCCGCCCCAGCAACACCATACTTCCTAGATCCGCCCACAGAACCCTACGTGTGCCTACAAGTTCAGGATAAAGACACAAAAAATGCAATTCTTTCGTTCAAAACGGGTTCTGCAGCGGGCCTCGACGGGTTATCCCCACAACACCTGAAAGATTTAACCTCACACTGCGTCGGCGATACAGGCAAACGCCTCATTATCGCACTCACCAAACTTGTCAACCTCATGCTTTCTGGAAAAGTCAACCCCCTCTTTGAACCCATTATTTATGGTGCAAATCTTATAGCTCTCACAAAAAAAGATGGGGGAATCAGGCCCATTGCTGTTGGTTCAACATTTCGGCGTTTAACTTCCAAAATTTCCGTCCGACACGTACTTTCTAAATTGCAAAAACAATTTGAACCGGTACAACTTGGTTTTGGTACTAAAGGAGGGTGCGAAGCCGCCGTCCATGCCCTCCGCACCTGCCTGATCAATGACCAGTGTGAGGTTCTTCTAAAAATTGACGTCAAAAATGCCTTCAACTCTCTCAATAGGGACGCCCTGCTTGCAGAAGTCAACAACCACGCTCCGGAActttataactatttattaaattgcTATGCAAATCCTTCAAAATTACTGTacaaaaatcacgaaatttcCTCCGAAGTTGGCTGCCAGCAAGGCGACCCTCTCGGACCAGCCATCTTCAGTTTAGCTATCAATCCAGTTGTTCAAAACCTGAATTCAAAATTTAACGTTTGGTACTTGGATGATGGTACCCTAGGAGGTGATGTAAACACAGTACTTGCTGACCTTtcggaaataataaataaatttaagctAATAGGATTGGAATTGAATTGTGAAAAGTGCGAATTATATTTAAACCGTTATAATCCCGACATCGTACAAAAATTTCAAGCCATCACTCCCAATATAAAAGTAGTCAGCAAGGACTCACTAAACCTCCTAGGGTCACCAATTTTCGAAGAAGCCATTCCCAGCATTACTACAAACGCGATTACTAAATTCAAAAACTGCGCCGATCGCTTGCTCGAAATCGATTCCCATTCCGCTCTGACTATTCTAAAATTTTGCCTTTTTGTACCAAAATTTACTTACTTGCTACGCTGCTGTCCATTTTGGAAACACCAAAACTCCTTATTATCGATTGACAACCTTATTAGATCTTCCTTAGAATCCGTTCTAAATATACAGCTTAGCGAGCATTCTTGGAACCAGGCGTCCCTGCCCATCAGATTCGGCGGGCTGG CTCTGACGGCCCTGCGCGCGCACGGCTTCTCGCAGTTGCAGAACAAGAATCCGGCCAGTGGCTGCATGCCTATCCCTCCCCCCCCACTGGTACATATCTAG